The genome window CTTTCATTCTTCCTATAAGCAATCTGGTGGAAATCAGCCAGGTAGTCACGGCTGTGGCTAAATTAACGCAGAAAACATCTGAATTCACTGGAGTCGCTCGGAAACTTGCCACGGTGAGGCTTTGGCAAGCAAGCCAAGtcctgcagcagcagcaacaaaaaGATAAACACATCCACTCTGAACAGATAGAAATGGTGAGCACCGGAATATTAACAGCTCTGTCCAATATCCTGAAAATGACTCCTCATTACGAAGTTGATGCTGATCCTTTCTATGTAATACAATCTCTCGCAGACATAGTACTGGCAGGTAAAGTGCCAGAAAATGAAACCACGGCCATGAGGAGTTCGAGCTTTAACATGTATGTCAGGAAATTGGAACAGTGGACTGTTACTAGCATCTTAGGCAATGAGAAACACTGTCGAAATTGTTTTCACCCAACCATAGACAAGAAAAGTGTTCCTACCTTGTCTGCAAATGCTCCTATCTCTGTGATGTTTTGTGAGTTTCCGGAAGACCCCTTCCCTTGGTTAAATGACGGGGAGAGCATTTCAGCAGATGTGGTCGGATTCAGAATGACAGGGACTACAGCTCAAGGAGACGTGCTGGAGATCATGCCTGACAGTGTGGAAGTATTCATAGGCCGAAAACAGCTGAGCTCTGAAGCTTTCAGTCTCATTGTGGGACCCGACAATGAGCCTAATCAAGTTGATGAGTCCTTGAGAGAGACCATAGGGGCGTTCAGCTTTGAAGTGGACAGCAGAGCTGTGAAGGAGCTGTTGGTTCACATCATAACAGATGTGACCGTGTTGTTCAACGTGTTGGTGTATGCCAGTAGTCAGATCACCCCAACGGCGCTGGTGGCCACCTTCCTTGTGCCCCATGAGATCCCTCCAGTTCCCAACCAGAGTGGTCTGTTCAACCCAGCCTGTACAGTTAAGATGCCCCATGTGGTTTGCCTCTCATCGTCCTTGCTTCAAGTCATAGCTCAGCAGGGCCAGTCATCCAAGTGCAACATTACCGTGGTGCTGCGGGCACCTCATTTCGTCCTGACACCCAGTGACAAGCTCGTGAGAATTTCTGTTTCCACTGTTCACTGCTTGAACATGTATGGGATCCAGAGTGACTGGAGAGAAGATAACTGTGTGGTCGGAGAAAAGACCAGCTGGGACAGAGTGCACTGTGTCTGTAAGAACACGCGGAGGGCCAGGCGGCAGCTGAACGCCATCAGGCTGTCCCACGTTGAACATCACATCCGCTACCTGACAGCGAAGGTGATTGTGGTACCTAACCCTATAGATCTACGGTTAGAGACCATCAAGAAGGTCACCCAAAACCCCGTGACCACCATCACTGTCCTTTTCATTATGTTTACCTATATAGCCCTAGCTTTCTGGGCCTTGCACAGAGATGAAATGGACCAGTTTATTGGGGACAATGTGATTATCCTACCTGATAACGATCCTTATGATAACATATGTTACCTGGTCACAATTTTTACAGGAAGCCGTTTTGGGTCTGGGACCAGGGCCAATGTCTTTGTCCAACTTAGGGGAACGCAAAATACCAGCGATGTGCACTGTTTAAGCCACCCACATTTTAAAACTCTCTACCGAGGAAGCATCAGCACTTTCCTCCTAACGACAAAGAGTGACTTGGGGGACATTCATTCCATCCGCGTGTGGCAGGACAATGAGGGCAGCGCCCCCAGTTGGTATCTGAGTCGCATCAAAGTGGAAAACCTTTTCAGCAGACACATCTGGCTGTTCATGTGTCGGAAGTGGCTTTCTGTCAACACCTCTTTGGACAGAACCTTTGACGTCACCAACCCTGACGAGCCCCTGAGGAGGATAGACTTCTTCCTTATCAAAATGAGCAACAAGCTAAGGACAAGTCATATGTGGTTCTCTGTTTTCGCTGGAGTCATGGCCAAAGGCTTCAGCCGGCTCCAGAGGCTGTCCTGTTGTCTGGCGATGCTGCTGTCCTCCCTAATGTGCAACATTATGTTCTTCAACCTCAACAAGGGGAAGAGAACGGAGTCTAACGAGAACCGATACATCAGATCGATGATCATAGGGTTGGAGAGCGTCGTGATTACCATACCTGTGCAAGTCACCATCACCGCTTTGTTCACCTACGCCCAGAGGAAACCTCAGGTGACCCTAGCTGAGGTGTCTCCTCAGAAGCATTCCGTGGTGGCAGTAGCAAGTGGACACTGGGAGGAACGTTTGGAAAAGTGGCATGCCCAGGAAACGGCAGAGGCACCCTCCAAGAAGGCCAAGACACCTTCCTCTAGGCAAGCTCATGAGCTTCAGAAGGCTTCTGTCAAGGCAACTGTGAAAGGTAaacgccagcttgagcaagcaGAGAGCGAGGcttcacgcacacacacacaaaataccaaCACTAATAACAGAAACGTCAGTGACATTCCCGAGGTCCCCTCTGCCCAGCCATCTTCTCCAGAGGGTCCTCCGCCCCGGGCCAAGAAGCCCAGGATTGTTCTGCCTAGGTGGTGTGTTTACATCGCATGGTTCTTGGTTTTTGCCACGTCGGGCGTATCCTCATTCTTCATTATTATTTACGGACTGACGTATGGCTACGACAAGTCGGTAGAATGGCTCTTTGCTTCGTTCTGTTCGTTCTGCCAGTCCATTTTCCTGGTGCAGCCATGCAAAATCATGCTTTTGTCAAGCATCAGGTCACACAGGCAAAAGTACTGTAAAAACCTGTCGTGGGTTAGCAACTATTCCTACACTGAGATCCAGCTGCCGAACGTCGGGTTGCACCCGGACGAGATACGAAAACAACACCAGTACCTCGTAGACATCCGGGCCTCCAGGATGTACCAGCCCCTCACAGAGGATGAAATCAACATAttcaagaggaagaggaggatcaAGAAGAAAGCTCTGCTCTTCCTGATTTACATGCTGActcactttctcttcctggcCCTCCTGTTAGGCCTCGTCACCCTCCTCCACCACACCGACAGCTTTGCCTATAACCAGTTTGTTCGCAATCAGTTCTCTGTGGACCTTGCTACGGTGACCAGGCTGCCCGAAGTCTACCGGTGGCTCGACGATGTGCTGGTGCCTTTGTTCCACAACGACCTGAACCCAGCGTTTCTTCCTGACAGCTCCTCTAGGATCCTTGGCCTCCCACTGATGAGGCAAGTGAGGGCAAAGTCCAGTGAAAAGGCCTGCCCGCCTGCCAAAAACTTTGTGCCCAACAGCATCGAAGGAGAAATCCACTGTCATCCTGAATACGGCACCGATCCAGAAGACACAGAAAACTACACCGGCTTATGGAAGAAAGTTCACAAGCGGGCGACAGACAAGAACACCAAAGGGTTCACCTATAACCCTCCAGAAAAGAGGTGGGTGTATTATTCCCACGGACTTCTACATACCTATGGGTCGGGGggatatgctttttattttttcccagacCAGCATCCATTTAATTCCACACTGAGGCTCAAGGATCTCCAAAGGGGCAAGTGGCTGGATGAGAGGACGTGGGCTGTGATCCTGGACCTGACCACTTATAACCCGGATGCCGGTCTGTTCTGCAGCATCTCTGTCGTGTTTGAAGTCTCGCAGTTAGGAGTCGTAAACACGAGCCTCTCCACGCACTCCTTCTCGCTGGGCGAATTCACCAGAGAGCCGTCGACAGAGGCCTACATGTATGTGGCCATCCTCGTGTTTTTCCTGGGCTACTCTGTGCACGAGGGCTACGTCGTCATGCAGGAGGGGGCCTCCTATGTGACACGTGTGTTCAATTGGCTCAACCTTGCTCTCAAGTGCACCCTCGCTGCATTGATTGCGCTGCTTCTCAGGAGGTACCTCTGGGCCTCCAGCCTCATTCAGTTCTACTCCTCGCACCCTGAGGATTTCATTCCCTTCCATGCGGTGTCCCAGGTGGATCACGACGTGGCGATCGTTCTGGGTTTCCTGCTGTTTCTGACCATCCTGAAgaccctgtggtattccagagtcTTTTATGACGTGCGCCTGGCTCAGACGGCCATCCAGACCGCCCTGCCCGGCATCTGCCACATGGCGCTCGTGCTGTCCATGTCCTTCTTCCTGTTCATGGCTTCCGGCTACCTGGTGTTTGGTCAACACGAATGGAACTACAGCAACTTGACCCATGCCATGCAGACACTCTTCTCCTACTGTGTCTCTGCATTTCAGAACATGGAATTTTCCGGGAACAGGGTCCTCGCAGTTCTGTTCCTCTCGGCCTTTGTGCTGCTGCTGATCTGCGTGTGGATCAACCTGTTTCGGGTTGTGATTCTGTCTGCCTACAAGGAACTGAGGCAGCCTGTGTACGAGGAACCGTCCAACGAAGTGGAAGCCATGGTCTACCTGTGCGACAAATTTAGGACTCTGTTTGGCTTCCTATCCTTCCAATCCAAGGCCCAAGATGAGTCTGGGCTCTTTGAGCACATGCTCTATGGGCAACCAGAGAAGCACAGCAGATGCTTCTTGGGGCTGAAGACCAGAAACATTAATGAGAGGAAGATGGTGTATCTGGTGGTGTGATCGTAACAGTTTCAAGAGGTCCAGGCATAGGTCTCGCCCTCAAAATGTTCAGTTTAGTGTCTCCATCTTGCTATCTGCCTGCAGGCCGCACACCCCCACATTTGCACGTATTCCCACTCTTGGCCTCCACTCTTGGGAACAAAAAAGGAGGTATCGGTGTGCAGTGCCCAGGGGAGAGGAGGTGACAGCCTATGAGTCTGAGATGAGCTTCCTTTAGCGGGAGGTAGGTGTCTTTGGAGCCCACAGCAGTTTAGAAGGTTAGAGACCCACGTTTGGGGGAGGGAGCTAAAGATTCCCCAACATACCTCACTGAGAGATGTTTTCACAGACCTGAGCTTCCCTGACCCTGTCTCCTCTGCCCACACACACTCCAGCTGGGCCAGGGTTGCAGGGGACCTCTAGGGTGTCCTGGGTTATGCCCGGATGAGGACCGTGGTGGTCAGAAGTCCAAAGCTTCTCATCTACTCCCTAAGGCTCCTTCAAgttaaacacataaaatattttaatctcactctggccatggcttctgacCATAGGGCACACTTGTAGCTAGCATAGTCTCTCAAACACCGGACTTCTGAGCAGGTTGTGAAATTGAGTAAACACAGGGGAGGGGCCAAAGACCTTCTTGCCTAGAGACAAAGTCTTTGTTAGACAGCAGCAAGGTGCATGTGCAGGTTCACTTTGAAAGTGGTAAGTGTTCTGCCTGTCACCATATCCATACTCCAGATTTTAGCTTCTTATTGTTTATGTCCTGGTGCATTGTTactgaataataaagaaaatgtgattcatcatgtaAGAGTGGCAATGTGGGCTGGCTGCTGCTGTATTTCCCCCAGAAGCACGGGGATTTTTGCAGATTCATTATCAGAATTGAATGTGAGGCTTCTGCAAGATATGCCATGATTTCTGTGCGGGGGGCATCTGGACGACAGGGCTGGAAAGCTGGACAACAAAGTCAGCTTGGCGACCTCTTGGTCCAGGTGTTCGGGAGTTACTGAGGTGGCCCTGTCATCTTGCAGGCACCATGACCTCTCATGGTTCCTCCTGGGGCGGGTGGGGGGGAGCCTGAGAGCTTGGAGGCGGCCGGAGTCTTCCTGCCAGGTCAGAAGATAACCACAGCAGCTGGCACGACTCAAGTCTTCACAACCAGATTTTCTAAGTGTTGTTGGGGAGGTCACAGGAGTTCATGCTGGCCCACTGCTCTGACTGCAGGCCATGTTTGTAGTTAGCACCTCTCTTAATCACCTGACTAAACAGGTTGAGAAATTCATTCAACAGGCCATAGGTGAGGGGCAAACAAGGCTTTTTACTGATGGAAGCTAGCTTCCTTCTCATGCATTTGCCCATTGACTCACAGAGGGAAGGAGGTTAAGCCCCAGCTACAGGTAGTGTGGGGCGAGCACCCTTGGAGGGTTTGGACACTGGTGGCCCCTATTCTGGTGCCAGGGGGGAAGCCTCAGGGGTACATTACTGTCTCATGACTTCGAGCTGTGCAAAGGGAGAGGAAGTTTCAGGGCCATAAATGCAGGTCCCAAGTGGGTAGTTCTGTCCAAGAGGCCTCAAGGGTGCCAATAACAGCATGGAGGTGGTCTGAGTGAGGACCAGGCAGGCACTGCAGGTCCTGTGAAGGTGACAACACTCTCAACATGTGATTACAAGACAAGTCTAGCAGTCATAGGAACTCTTCCATGTATTGGGAGAGAAGAGAGCACTGGAGCCTTCTAATCCAGTAGAGACAAATCAAAACTCAGGTGTCTTTTGAAGATCATTTTCATAGGACATACATGgcaaaaatttctagaaatcttTTAGGACTCCTTTTTCTCATCATATGTCCTGGAATAGGGTAGGTACATTCCAGGAAAAGGTGTCAACAGTTGTGAATACCTTCCCATCTAGTGCACAGGAAACAGGACAAAGGTTTTCGATTTATTCCCTGTTAACTCAGAGTAGTTGAAATAGTTTTATATGCAGAGAGATGTCTCCATCTGTAGTAGGTACAGGGGAGAGTAAATGAGTCCTTCATCTACTCAAACTCTCCTGTTAATTATGAAGACTGTTAAACATTTACTTAAAAACTATACAACACTAAAGGCATTTTGTTCACTGGCCACAAATGCAGTAGGTCCTCAAATTAACAttgttattttgttataacactgatgagagagagaaaaaaaatcgattcccagccagggcccctgtgtgtgtggagggagcaTTTCCCTCAAGTCTGCATGCGTTTTCTTCAGGGACTCTGGTTTCCTCCCTTGTCACAGAAAATGTGCATGTTAGGTGAACTGgcgtgcctcagttttcccagtcagagtgagtgtgtgtgcatgtgtgtgatctCTCTCTACAACGGATGGGTGGCCGGCCTGGGGTGGGTGCCCACCTTGCACCCTGAGCTGCTGGAAGAAGCTCCAGCCACCTGGGACCTTGAACTGGAAACAGCAGGTTGGAAAATAATgtccttacttgtttttattcaccattttaaaatgtatgtatagctTATGTTTATGTGTATTTAATAGTAGAAGTGCTTTCTTTGGGTCTTTACTTGGATGTCTGGTGATGTTTCTGTGACCAGAAGTATTATACCATAGGAACTGCACTTCTGTTCATATCAGTAAGCCTAGGGTAACTTGGTTTTGTTACATATATTTTCACAGAAAAATCGTTGTTTCCAAGAACCAATGACGACGCTATGTGAGGACTCCCTGTGCAGGCCTCCCCATACACCGAGGCCGGGAACCTAttgcttgcaagccagatgtggctcttttgatggctgcatctggctcgcagacaaatctttaataaaataaataatgacgttaaaaagcattctcatgtattacaatgcattcattttctaccactcttgttcatggttgtgggtcgctggagccaatcacagctgtcctccaggagaacaccaaatttttattggataatgcgtaatgtacatgggtcattgtatggctgtcatcaattacattttaaaatatgtggtgttcatggctctctcagccaaaatgtttcCCGACCCTTGCCATACACCCTTCCTCCTCAGTGCCATGGAGGCCACCTTTCTTTGAGCCAGAAGAACTGTCTggtgtcctgtgtcctggagGACGTCATCTGAGTGCTGTTCACACTGTTGTCCTACATCTGTTAAAATTCATGTGCAGTGACTTTTTATTTAGATATGTTATACTTTGAAGTGTTTACTTTAAAAACAGGGGCCTGCTTCTGCAATTTCATTAGCACGGAAAGCAAAATGACCCTAATTTCACTAGCAGGAATTGAGAAAGGGATAACTAGGAACACACTTTACCATGAAATGAGGTGGATTAGGGGTAGATCTTCCAAGGTGTCCTTTGTGAGTCTTCACTTGAATATGCAATGTATAATATTCATTCAGTAATGTGATTTTTTCATTTGGTAAtgtgattttttatatatatatatttttattataattttatttttttaatggggtgacatcaataaatcaggatacatatattcaaagataacatgtccagtttatcttgtcattcaattatgttgcatacccatcacccaaagtcagattgtcctctgtcaccttctacctagttttctttgtgcccctccccctccccctttccctttccctctccccccctccccccgtaaccaccacactcttatcaatgtctcttagtctcacttttatgtcccacctacgtatggaataatgcagttcctgtttttttctgatttacttatttcactttgtataatgttatcaagatcccaccattttgctgtaaatgatccgatgtcatcatttcttatggctgagtagtattccatagtgtatatgtgccacatcttctttatccagtcatctattgatgggcttttggttgtttccatgtcctggccactatgaacaatgctgcaatgaacatgggtctgcatgtgtctttgcctatcaatgtttctgagttttgggggtatatacccagtagaggaattgctgggtcataaggtagttctattttcagttttttgaggaaccaccatactttcttccataatgcttgtactactttacattcccaccaacagtgtatgagggttcctttttctccacagcctctccaacatttgctattacctgtcttgttaataatagctaatctaacaggtgtgaggtggtatctcattgcctttttgatttgcatttctctaataactaaagaagatgaacatcttttcatgtatctgttggccatttgtatttcttcctgggagaagtgtctgttcatgtcctcttcccatttttttattggattgtttgtttgtttgtttgttgttgagttttataagttctttgcatattttggatattaggcccttatctgagctgttgtttgaaaatatcatttcccatttagttggctgtctgtttattttgttatcagtttctcttgctgagcaaaaacttcttagtctgatgtagtcccattcattaatttttgccttcacttctcttgcctgtggagtcaaattcataaaatgctctttaaaacccaggtccatgagttgagtacctatgtcttcttctatgtacttaattgtttcaggtcttatgtttagatc of Saccopteryx bilineata isolate mSacBil1 chromosome 1, mSacBil1_pri_phased_curated, whole genome shotgun sequence contains these proteins:
- the LOC136319919 gene encoding polycystin family receptor for egg jelly-like, yielding MWLGPVLLLLGLGLGCRCLLPPLALRGARAMVPVPYLGAPAVAHSSSPTAEIRASARGKANYIRSVGGALGLGLPDQRACLSLRPRVAPGGGVILRGNRAVCFSCGPTRPPLQQCLHVRVLLRSRRTRRSAPTHVDLHLSAPRGLLSLQWSTPLRHAIGPLEWTFELGQISPQDDSSASHVSPRSTGPIDPHPYLGFVAQTKCPTDGPTPVVSEAVNSDSAQAMKSSVTCQLSSKKNCFVTTIKINGKKAGSPVVMTRNMDVSLNVSIQYTCPKAESIEKHWRIFLEPSPSNSLKDPQQLDIPERQLGQDFTSIHIPKNVLSYGVYTFSFRLILILESSVSVQCSDSIRVTIARSALKAVLLGNSTMRVNFTGRLVLNGSMSSDPDSNDPLEGLQFFWYCTTNPKNYRGYHIEVISKEVCLPEQADLKWTWASSPELTLSPEALKGNQVYFFRMEIRKGDRTAFSEKRVYVLQGPTPIANIACTENCDPILIISNRFSLFLNCTHCVISRDVSTWSLLLPSGNEVAFDWTQQTSTGRNSIYLSIKAFAFRKFFEDEFCISLDLATWSGVNLVLRYPFIINYPPEIEECKINPTSGISLYTKFVVHCINVTDRNIPLTYKVVVSDLHGFGEISSLKENSLGTIMYMGNEPTSPPSYFPAGVLANHYAMKIFVLVYDFLGAFSQVTLYTTVRAPTDKNSSNTVLQQLYNMTVGQNSALSTLIQEQKYLSAGYLMYIAASILNSMKTDATLQARKASLREHIVNQSFILPISNLVEISQVVTAVAKLTQKTSEFTGVARKLATVRLWQASQVLQQQQQKDKHIHSEQIEMVSTGILTALSNILKMTPHYEVDADPFYVIQSLADIVLAGKVPENETTAMRSSSFNMYVRKLEQWTVTSILGNEKHCRNCFHPTIDKKSVPTLSANAPISVMFCEFPEDPFPWLNDGESISADVVGFRMTGTTAQGDVLEIMPDSVEVFIGRKQLSSEAFSLIVGPDNEPNQVDESLRETIGAFSFEVDSRAVKELLVHIITDVTVLFNVLVYASSQITPTALVATFLVPHEIPPVPNQSGLFNPACTVKMPHVVCLSSSLLQVIAQQGQSSKCNITVVLRAPHFVLTPSDKLVRISVSTVHCLNMYGIQSDWREDNCVVGEKTSWDRVHCVCKNTRRARRQLNAIRLSHVEHHIRYLTAKVIVVPNPIDLRLETIKKVTQNPVTTITVLFIMFTYIALAFWALHRDEMDQFIGDNVIILPDNDPYDNICYLVTIFTGSRFGSGTRANVFVQLRGTQNTSDVHCLSHPHFKTLYRGSISTFLLTTKSDLGDIHSIRVWQDNEGSAPSWYLSRIKVENLFSRHIWLFMCRKWLSVNTSLDRTFDVTNPDEPLRRIDFFLIKMSNKLRTSHMWFSVFAGVMAKGFSRLQRLSCCLAMLLSSLMCNIMFFNLNKGKRTESNENRYIRSMIIGLESVVITIPVQVTITALFTYAQRKPQVTLAEVSPQKHSVVAVASGHWEERLEKWHAQETAEAPSKKAKTPSSRQAHELQKASVKATVKGKRQLEQAESEASRTHTQNTNTNNRNVSDIPEVPSAQPSSPEGPPPRAKKPRIVLPRWCVYIAWFLVFATSGVSSFFIIIYGLTYGYDKSVEWLFASFCSFCQSIFLVQPCKIMLLSSIRSHRQKYCKNLSWVSNYSYTEIQLPNVGLHPDEIRKQHQYLVDIRASRMYQPLTEDEINIFKRKRRIKKKALLFLIYMLTHFLFLALLLGLVTLLHHTDSFAYNQFVRNQFSVDLATVTRLPEVYRWLDDVLVPLFHNDLNPAFLPDSSSRILGLPLMRQVRAKSSEKACPPAKNFVPNSIEGEIHCHPEYGTDPEDTENYTGLWKKVHKRATDKNTKGFTYNPPEKRWVYYSHGLLHTYGSGGYAFYFFPDQHPFNSTLRLKDLQRGKWLDERTWAVILDLTTYNPDAGLFCSISVVFEVSQLGVVNTSLSTHSFSLGEFTREPSTEAYMYVAILVFFLGYSVHEGYVVMQEGASYVTRVFNWLNLALKCTLAALIALLLRRYLWASSLIQFYSSHPEDFIPFHAVSQVDHDVAIVLGFLLFLTILKTLWYSRVFYDVRLAQTAIQTALPGICHMALVLSMSFFLFMASGYLVFGQHEWNYSNLTHAMQTLFSYCVSAFQNMEFSGNRVLAVLFLSAFVLLLICVWINLFRVVILSAYKELRQPVYEEPSNEVEAMVYLCDKFRTLFGFLSFQSKAQDESGLFEHMLYGQPEKHSRCFLGLKTRNINERKMVYLVV